The Pseudorca crassidens isolate mPseCra1 chromosome 3, mPseCra1.hap1, whole genome shotgun sequence genome includes the window CCACCATTAAGATGTCTCTACCTAGAAAACTGATTCAAAACATAGAGGCTCTTTACCTTCTTTGTGCAGGAAACATTCCTGATGCAGATGCCTGGGCAGCCACCTGCTGAGAGGCAACGAGGGCAGCAGAGGTCAAGCCTAATGGGGAAAAAATGCAGGGTTTCTGTGACTTTCAGAAATGTAAAAGTAGATGCAGGCCCAATGGTGAAAGGCTGCAGACCCCGTGAGTAGCCATCTGtcctttcaacacacacacatgaaacgTTTCATGCATCGAGGACAGACTACAAACTGCTCGGTCTAACCAGTACCCATCCCTTCAGTGAATACTCGGCGGTTTTCTTAATAGCTATTCAAAGTGAATACAGCATTCCATCTCTCTGGCTCTGCGTGGTGCTAAATGGTTTGCACGCATTCCTGAATAGGAAGCTCAGGAGGAATGACAGGTACCAGGTAACAACAGGAATCAAAAGTCACAGTGAATTATAGAAGCGACATTCTATTTGCTTAGAATACAATACTTTCATAATAACTTTTACCACTTTAACGTTTTCCCCAGTGATTGAACACCAATGTATCCCATAAGGTACATGGAATCACTGAATTGAACTTAGAAATAGTCTTAACTTTTACCCTGCAAGAGAAAGGGAGCAGTAAGAGAATGTAATAGCTCCAAATGGCAAGAAGTTGCCTAACAGAAAATTCTTTAGAAAACCATCCcggaaaaaaatagaggaaacagATGTAAACTTCGGGAAGATGACTCTCTCCTTCTATGTCCTCTATGGTCTCTTTTAACACCACTATTTGACACCAAGTAACATGagctgaataaattaaaatgaccCCTTCACGTGGGGATAGCGCTTCCTACTTTTGGAAGTACCTTCAAACATATTAttgtttgttattattgttttcagACAGCAGAGTAAGAGGCAACTTGGCAAGCACTGCAGACCAAATTGTGTCCTTCCAAAATTCCTATGTGGAAGCCTTAACCCCCCAacgtgactgtgtttggagataggacctataaggaggtaattaaggttaaatgaggtcctaTAGGTAGGGCCCCGAACCAACAGGATTagtgtccctataagaagagaTACGAGAGAGTAACTCTCTTCCCCGCCGCGGCCCCCCAGCTCTCCCCATTCACAAAGAGGTCACAGGAGCACACAGCAAGACGGCGTCCGTCCACAAGctgggaagagagctctcaccagaaaccaaccatgctggcatcctgatctcagactataagcctccagaactatgaacagaaatacatttctgttgtttaaagccataaaaactgtggtattttgttatgacagccaaAGCTAAGACAGCAAGATCCTAGCAAGTGATCTGCTGGTAAAGACGGTGCCACTCCCCCGCCCCTGCCATGAGGTGACAGAGCTAGGACAAATGCTCAACTAAAACATCACAAACTGAAGGTTCCTCACGTCAGTTGCTGtgactctttaaaaatgtttctcctcTTTACTGAAAGGGTCCCAGGAGTGAAGGGCTGGAAGAGTCCCTGGATTAGGTTATAAAAAATGTTGAGCTTGATTACGTGACTCCCATTACTTCCACGGGAAAAAGAGCAATTTCAAGGCCTGCAGAGATCAGGGCTAGTCGTTTCACCAAAGCCTCCCACCAACCCTCCCTGTCTGCCACAATTTCCCCGCAGCAGCTATCTGATCTTCTGATTGTTATATTCAGTGCCCCAGACACTAGCCACCACCGATAACATCAACAAGTGACAATTATTAAGTGGTAGCCATTTCACTTCCTAACAGAATACAGAGATGTGGGAATAGCCTTAGTTGTGTCCCAAGGAAATACCAGGAAAGAAGTCTTAAAAACCCTCCCTGGAGTTAATTCACTCAAAGTGCAACCTTTTCATTTGAAGACAAGGAAGGCAGTTTTggcaactgttttccaaagcaggaTGAACAGAGGCACAAGTAAGACAGAGCTGCTGACCTTGGAAAGGGTCGTATTGCCCAGGGATGAGTGGGTACCCCATGCCCACATGGGTGTGGTGGTGTGTATGCAGGTGCCGCTGGCCGAAGGGGGAGTGGCGGTCCCTCTCCCTCTCCGCTTCCCGCTCTCGCTCAGCTGAAGccttttccacaggctgcaacagaaaagagagagattcCCCCCTTAATCCTCTGAACAACAATCCGGAGGAGCGTAGGAAACCACCTTGCTCCCTTTGGCAACAGGTGCTAACGATTACAAAGTAAATACACAGACacttaaaattctttattaaTGGAAGAGCATTTCAAAAGACATGCATTAGTTTCCACTGGAATTGAGCCAACACTACAGTAGTGCTCCCCGCCAAAGCAGCATCAATGTTTTCCTCAAATGATTGAAATAAGAGGACCTCTCTCATCTCACTCATAATTGCAGGTTTAGAATCGACCCAATTTCTTCCTAGAAACAACTTGCACATGGGGATCAGGAGAAGAAGGAGTTGTAGAGATTTCTTTAAGGTCAAGTTTTCTGATTACTCTTCTATATTAATTACAATTTGTGAGGGGAATATATCTCACAATTTTAAGCCTATCTTTATACTTACCTCCATTGAGAACATACATCCtaatattatatgttaatatCAAGCAAAGCAAATCATTGCCCTACGCCTCCGGAAGTATTCCAAAATCTCTCCATCTCTGAACACTCAGAGAAGCTCCAGTTCTCCCAAATCATACTTTGGTTAAGGATCGTGGGTTTCCGAGACATTTTTACGCACTAGAACTTAACCACTCTTTCGCTaaagttctttttcttacttGAAAACAATCTTCGCACTAGGAGTACTCTTAGGAAAGGAGTCATGAATCATCTTTCCCGGTTTCTTTACAGAGTCTCAGGTAGGCACACTCAGACGCACATTACAGtgcccatattttaatttattccgAACTTCTCTTTTCTAGGCAAGAACTACCACatcctttgtattttctctcttcccaaCAGTCTCTAGGACTAGCAATTGCACTTGTCTGGGGGAGGTGGGTGCGTGGGAGTGGAGCCGTCTTTCACAAAGACACACGTCTGAATCACTTCCGCAGAGCTACAGGGATGTGTGGAGGAGTCAAGGTCAAAGCAGAACAGAGACAGCCGCCACTCCTTAGCCAAGTGACTCACTCTGGCACACGAGTGCGACACAAATATTTCGCGCCCAAGGTTGGTTCCTATGAATTTAAATGTCTGGCTAACAAGCATCCTCCTGGGTAAACAAGGTATAGATTTTCCAACAGAAAAGACTGCTGCTACCTTACACGCTTTCACAATTTTTCCCCCATGTATGAAAGCATCTTATTTTTGAACATGCCATTCTTTCCATATTAGACTAAAACAGCACCCTGAAATCACAGCTGGGTTCCAAAACCATTTATATTTCAAGACTGTTCTCTAGCTTGTCTGCTTTTCTCCCCCTGAAACATAGTACTTGTTAGTGATGACAAAAGGAGGCATACAGCGGGAGACTTGCTGCGGTACTGGCTGGCGTGCTGGTGGAGCAAATCCAGTGCTTTCGATTCAGTGGTTGTTTTCGTGGTGATGCTAGGGCTGGTATTGaccttctctgcctcttctctccctgACATCTTCCCGTAAACAGGGTAATGAAATCCTGGCGAGAGATAGGCCCCTGCAGATACACAACAAATGCCACATCAAGTTACAGACgacatcttaaaaaaaacccaaaaaacaaaaaccatttgGATGACACGAATTTGGGACAAGAGTCGGAGATCTTCAAGTAGGGAATAGTGCATTAAGAATGGGCTACGTCATCGTTAAACTGTATCTAGGTTCTCCGATTCTCTTCTCCCAGTTAATTCATCCTGATGATCAGAggtttctaaaaagaaatgagcttccAGCCGTTTCATATGTTTATGTGTCCGTTTAACTCCAAGGAATAGTAACTGTTATGATTATGACAGTAAGTGCTCAGAATATTTTCCTAGGCCATAAAGTATCTGTCAGTCTAATGGCTGCAGCAGACCATCAGAGCCTATGGAAACTAGAGCTAAGGACTCTTGACATTTcgtctaaaaaatgaaaaatcttccaTGAAATCCATTTCATCTTTGGGACTTCTTTAAGTAGCATTAAATACAAGCCAAACAAAGGTCCCTCTTGAAGCATCTAATTTATCCTGAGTTTTAAAATAGCTAGTATTTGAACACAGCCTCTTCCCTCCAAAACAGTGAGAACCCGTGACACGTACCAGGGTAACTGTGCATTAGGACGGGAGAAACAGCCCGGTATGCAGGGTGGCTGGGGTCATACATCTGCGGGTAAGGGTAAGCATGCAAGTACTGTATGTAGGACTGATGCTGACTCATGGGGGAGGAGACGGCCACTCTGGCTCCCCGAGAGTCCTTCCAGTTCACGGGAGTCTTGCGATCATCGTTTTTCAGCTTGCTCTCATCCAAGGATTGAGAATCAGGACGCTTGGCCTCTTTGGGCTCCTCTTTGATGCTCGTTAACGATACGGGAAGGCTGGGCACACCACCCTCTTTGTTGGGGGTTTTCCTGGGACTATCCTCTTTTAGTTTCTTCTCTCTATCGAGTTCTTCTGACTTTTGCAGGTCTAGGTATTTGGGTTGGTATACATAATGATGCCATGTCCTTGAATCTGGATCctgattttgggggaaaaaaagaagacatgtttcaaaatttcaattttcaagAAAAACTCATTCATCACCATGACAGCACGATTACTATGACTTCTAagtgaacatttatttatatgcTCGCACTGTGCAACGACCTTTACCGCCTCCTCTTACAGAGGAATAATGTCTGAGGTAGGCATCATGAATAATCCCTTTTACAGAAGACAAAAGCTAAGTTTTTCAAGCTCAAGTAATATCAGGGTCACACCGCTGCCCAGTTCGTGGAGCTGAGCTTCAAAACTTAGCTCCGCTGGAATTCAGAGCTGGGCTGTTAAGGTCAATTCTTAACATTAGGTAACATCCTCAGACATATTTAATCTaacctcattttccttttaaCATCTCACACAggtaaaaagaattcagaaaactcAAGCTGATAACAATGTTTTACTTACTGTTTAAGTAAGTTTTACTACAGTTTAAGTAAttattatatcaatttacatCATTTAGAGGGGAAAACTCTTGGTTTCCTAAGACATTTTCTTCACCTACTGCAGCTGAGGCTTAATATAACTGCATCACGTCTCATTATGTGCTAACATCTtaatcaaaacaaaattaaaaattaacaggACACATTATGGTTTTTCTACCAGGAAACAAAGGCATCCATCAACCTCCCAAATTGTATAGTTCTAATGCAGCCCTGTGAAGTCACAGCTTGATTCGAGCCTCCAGAAATGGGGAAACCGAGGGTCCTTAAATGGCCTTTGTGACCTGCCCATGCCATTCATGATATAAACCCACTGGGTATCTGGGGTTAAGGCCCAACTCTGGGACAGAAATGAGCATGAAGAAAGGATTCCGTTGCTCTGATTCACCAGGGACCTCTAAGCCCCCCTCCCTCTCAGTGGGGGCTGGGATGCTGGGAAATACCAGAATTCATACTCGTGGGACTGCAGCTGAGTCAGGACATCTGAATTGTGACAGAAAGTGCTGGCACATGCGTGGTTTCACGGTGACCGATTTTCAGGTGTTGTCACATTTAACCTCAGACTGGCTGACCAGGGGGGCTCTGGGGTGACTGCCTGAGACCCATCTGCCCAGACTCCCCGCTCTCCTCACAAGCGAGAAGCTCTGAGCTCTGCTCTGGGGTCCTTAATGTAGAACGTAAAACAGAACTCTAGGCACCTCAAGACACCCCGAGTTTCATTAAAAAGATGAGTGGGAAATGTGAATTTAAGGTCGCCATCTTCATATGCCCAGAAGATgccaaaatgaatttgaaaatgtaaaagaacAAATTGTTTGAGTGCTCAGACTCAGAATCTCAGAGTTAGAAGAGAACTCAGCCACTGTGGGGTAGAATTCCCTCACTCTGGACTCAGAAAGAAGTGAAGGGACCTCATCAGAGTCAGTTAGTTAACGGCAGGGAACATGAGTCTGCAAAGCACATGGCCAAGGTTCTTTTCACTACACAACATGACAAGGAAACAGTGAGCGATGTACATTTCAGAGGTACACAAGAACTCCCGAGaattcattgaaaatatttttcaggagAAGAGGAATCCAGCCTAAGGAGCCCTTGGGTGGATTTCCTGTGAAGAACTCTTAACCAGATCAAGCCCAGCCACGTACAAGCCTCAGACTGCTCTCTCCCTGTGGGGACCACACTCCACAATCTTACTTGTTTAAATCTCGAGGTTGGGTCTACACCTGTCTGCTTCATAGAGTCCATGACAGATTTCATTTCTACAGCTTCCTTAATAAGCTGGTGGTTTTCCATCTGCTTAGCTTTGAAGCTGTCGGCCTGAAGCTGCTGCTGGTGATTGGAGAGAAGCTGTGATTTACCTGTCTCCTCAGATTTATTAGGCACTGACGGCCCTAGTTTAGAATGGTTTTTGTTAGGCTCCGGAGTAGAGGGAGCTTTTGAGATTGTGGCCGATGGCATGTTTTTCTGTTTACTGTCCTCTTTGCCCAGCTCTTTCAAGGGGAGCTCATTTTTCCTTTCACAGTCTCCTCTCCCAGTTTGGGCCATTTTCTGCTCTGCCAGCCTCTGGTCCTCATAGTACTTCTCATACTGCTGTCTATAGGCAGGGCTGGTGGCCATCAGAGACTTCTGGTCCATATAGAGCCCGTAGGCATATTGGCCATAATACAGTGACTGAGCCAGGGCCGGGTGTCTCTGCGTGATCACCGATTGGTGCTGAGGCTGTAAGGATGCAGAATTATGGTCCACTTTCTTGGCCTCGAGCTGCTCTGCCTTGTCTTTCTTATCTGCATCTTCCTCAGACTCCTTCTTGATCTTCATTCCCTGCGCGCTCCCGCCGTTCCCAGCTACAGGGGCACCGACCTGCCCAGGGTGCATGTAACTCGGAGAATAATAAGGATCGTAGCCATGGTAATAGGGAGAGTGGGACTCTTTCATCTGAGATGATTGTGCTGTCGTTGAAGAATGCCCTTTTACAACACCGTCCTTACTGGAAAGGATATCTGACGGGGAACTGGCCTTGGACCTCACGCCCTCCGACCTGCTGTCAGAACCGCCGTCATCAGCAGCATCAGAGATGTCCGAGTAGGCAGGGCTGCTTGTCTTGGCTGCGGAACTCTCGGCCCCATTCTGGGTCAGCACGTGCAGCGGGGCCACGGGCGCCTGCCCGTTCACCAAAGCGCTGCACTCCATCCTCGAGGCACTCCCGATGGAAGGACTGGGAGCGTTGTCGGTGAAGGTGTAAACCTTATCAGCCTCGGCTTTGATACTGGCCATCCGACTCTCTTGTGACTCGGACAGTCCGTTCGCCAGCCCTTCATTCTTGTTGAGGTGGTCCTTTAAAAAATGCCCAGATACATCTCTGCCAGCCCCCTTGGCGTCCTCTAGTTTGCCCAGCTTCGCATCCGTTTTCGGGCTCCCCgtctctttcccttctttgtcCTTCAGCTTccgcttctcctttttctttttgtctttgagcGACACGAGCGCTGGGTTCACGGTGACGGGCTCCCCCATAATCGTGGGCTTTGGCTGAATGGGCTTTAACGGAGGACTCTTTGGTGTGGCCTGGACCGCCGTGGTTGTGAGGGAGGGCAGTCCGGGTATGGTCCCCGTGGTGGTGCCCGTAAAGGCTGCGGTGGGAATTGCGATTAGCTGTGGCGGCGTTGGGGCCGGAGCAGGGGCAATGGGCCGGGCACTTTTAAGCTTAGAGAGGTTTTTGTCCATTTTGCAACTGTTGGCTTTTttgcccttttctttctctcccaaaTTTTTCTTGTCGATCAAGCCTTCTGCTTCCAGTTTGGGCATTTCGGCAGCCAAACTGCCGTCTGCTGCCGAGCAGCTGTCTACGGTGGCCGTCATGTTGGAGATGACTGGAAGGTTGTTGAGGTCATTGTTGAGGCCCTTCTTTTTGCTGGAATTCTTCCCAGGCTTCGATCCGATAACAGAGCCCGGGCCATTGCTCATCAGCTCTCTCTTCCCCTTGGGGGTTCCGGGGGGGTTCCCCGAGCCAGGGGACACTGGCGCCTTCACCTGCTCGTAAGTCGATACACTTGTGCTTGGCTCGCTGCATTCCAGCGCCACGTTGCTCAAGGCCTCCTCACAGTCCGAGATCTTGCCCTCGCTGTCCGGTTCGAACTCCAGCTTGTTCTCTGGGTCTAAGTGGGCATGAGCCTGGTGGTACCTGAGGCCGTTGATGTGCTTGTACTTTTTGTTGCAGTTTGGGTGTGGACAATCAATCAACACCGGAGAAGAGCAGCCCTGGTCC containing:
- the ZNF608 gene encoding zinc finger protein 608 isoform X2; the protein is MSVNISTAGKGVDPNTVDTYDSGDDWEIGVGNLIIDLDADLEKDRQKFEMNNSTNTTSSSNSKDCGGLASSGAGATAALADGLKFASVQPSAPQGNSHKETSKSKVKRSKTSKDANKSLPSAALYGIPEISGTGKRQEVQGRPGEATGMNSALGQSVSGGGGGGGNPNSNSTSTGTSAATAGTASCGKSKEEKPGKSQSSRGAKRDKDAGKSRKDKHDLLQGHQNGSGSQAPSGGLYGFGAKSNGGGASPFHCGGTGSGSVAAAGEVSKSAPDSGLMGNSMLVKKEEEEEESHRRIKKLKTEKVDPLFTVPAPPPPISSSLTPQILPSYFSPSSSNIAAPVEQLLVRTRSVGVNTCEVGVVTEPECLGPCEPGTSVNLEGIVWHETEEGVLVVNVTWRNKTYVGTLLDCTKHDWAPPRFCESPTSDLEMRGGRGRGKRARSTAAAPGSEASFTESRGLQNKNRGGANGKGRRGSLNASGRRTPPNCAAEDIKASPSSTNKRKNKPPMELDLNSSSEDSKPGKRVRTNSRSTPTTPQGKPETTFLDQGCSSPVLIDCPHPNCNKKYKHINGLRYHQAHAHLDPENKLEFEPDSEGKISDCEEALSNVALECSEPSTSVSTYEQVKAPVSPGSGNPPGTPKGKRELMSNGPGSVIGSKPGKNSSKKKGLNNDLNNLPVISNMTATVDSCSAADGSLAAEMPKLEAEGLIDKKNLGEKEKGKKANSCKMDKNLSKLKSARPIAPAPAPTPPQLIAIPTAAFTGTTTGTIPGLPSLTTTAVQATPKSPPLKPIQPKPTIMGEPVTVNPALVSLKDKKKKEKRKLKDKEGKETGSPKTDAKLGKLEDAKGAGRDVSGHFLKDHLNKNEGLANGLSESQESRMASIKAEADKVYTFTDNAPSPSIGSASRMECSALVNGQAPVAPLHVLTQNGAESSAAKTSSPAYSDISDAADDGGSDSRSEGVRSKASSPSDILSSKDGVVKGHSSTTAQSSQMKESHSPYYHGYDPYYSPSYMHPGQVGAPVAGNGGSAQGMKIKKESEEDADKKDKAEQLEAKKVDHNSASLQPQHQSVITQRHPALAQSLYYGQYAYGLYMDQKSLMATSPAYRQQYEKYYEDQRLAEQKMAQTGRGDCERKNELPLKELGKEDSKQKNMPSATISKAPSTPEPNKNHSKLGPSVPNKSEETGKSQLLSNHQQQLQADSFKAKQMENHQLIKEAVEMKSVMDSMKQTGVDPTSRFKQDPDSRTWHHYVYQPKYLDLQKSEELDREKKLKEDSPRKTPNKEGGVPSLPVSLTSIKEEPKEAKRPDSQSLDESKLKNDDRKTPVNWKDSRGARVAVSSPMSQHQSYIQYLHAYPYPQMYDPSHPAYRAVSPVLMHSYPGAYLSPGFHYPVYGKMSGREEAEKVNTSPSITTKTTTESKALDLLHQHASQYRSKSPAPVEKASAEREREAERERDRHSPFGQRHLHTHHHTHVGMGYPLIPGQYDPFQGLTSAALVASQQVAAQASASGMFPAQRRE